In Cryptomeria japonica chromosome 1, Sugi_1.0, whole genome shotgun sequence, the sequence tgttaaaaatatataatttttatgcaGCTTACCTATCAATCACACATATCTATGAACATCACATTCTCTAATTTATATGGCTATGCAATTTTCCTTCCaaatttaaaaatatgaaattttaagTTTACATAATTTTCACTTATAACCTTCTTAACAAAGATgaacaaccaaaaaaaaagaaaatttaattgatttttataATCAAATCTTGATATTTTGAAATTTAGAAATTTATCATCTTATTCAAATTTAGGTTCATGTAAAATAGATCTAGATTATTTCTACAAGTGCACATTAAAATactaaaaacaaaaaattgaatttaTATTCTTCTCCTTTACTAATCCATCTGAACcaactaaaataaaaattattacaaaTTGCATGATAGAATGGTGTATTTAAAAACCAACCCTAACTAAAATGAGTTATCTAAGATTCAAGATAGACAAAATAATCTATATGATATAttaatagttttattttatttgaaagtgAATTATCAATATTAAAGTAATATTGCATAATCatattagaataatattaaatacttgtttgttattcatgatttattattatcaatgatttattattatattaaattttcATAGATGAAAATACTATTTTGGATAGAAAAGTTCAATTCAATTAGATTTATGAGTTCGAAGCTCAATCACATGTATAAATTTGAGTTGGAGCTTGCTAGCTAAAAAAATATTTCAATGTGTGGTAGAGTGGTGGATTTGAAACCAATCCTAACTAAAATAAGCTATTTAGGAGTCAAGATTGAGATAAAAAATTATACAACACTTTCAGAATTTTATTTTATTGGTAGGTGGattcaaattattaaataatatataatttttttgttatttttaatcttGATTCATTATCACTAAATTAAACTATTAAATGTCTTAATAAGGTGAACATGACCATCATAATTTAAACAATTATTCAAAAATATTTATAATCTTATGTATAAATTTGAGTTTGCAATtgcaaaaatgaataaaaatattagACATTCAAAATAATAACCTCAACTCCTACATATATAATAATTGTTTTTCTAATGCTATAATTCATTATGTATCATTTCAACCACAATAactaataacaaataaaataaaataaaataacatcaatatattttaattctgtttaaaaattgaaaaaatttatcAAATTATTTCAAGCCTAAATAGAAGACAAACAAAATAATTATTATAACAATAAATATCTAAAGAGATGCGTGTATTTTCGTCTCATACAATTCGATGTAGTTCAAATCAGTGAAACCACTTGTAATATCACTTTCAATAATTCTTTCCATACACACTGTACTATCGATCTTCCGGTACTGATATTGGCTCATTTTTCTTAAAGAATGGCGTTGTGCAGATGGGACAAGTATTGTGATCCTCAAGCCATGGCCAAATGCAGTGAGAATGAAATATATGTCGGATCATACAAGGAATCTCTCGAACATTTTCTCCGAGAATAAAATCATCCCTACAAACTCCACAGAAAAGTCCATCATCAACATGAAAACCTGAAATTGTTACAATGGGCAGTGCCTCTACAAATTCTTTCGCCTTCCTTTCATTCTCTACTATCTTCACGATTTTTTTCCGAAGAGAATCGAAGGTATTGAAGACCCCACGTAACCACCGAATATCAGCAGGGAGTCGATCCTCGTGAACTTCAATCAGGAGAAATTCAGAATACAATGAATCGTGAAGGCTGTTAAGCTGTTGCAGACGACGAGGCAGAGCTTCACGTTCCATAAAACAATTTGCTTGCATGAATAACTTGGTGGCTTCGATACGTAAATCCCCCATGCGGCATTCCAGGCTTTTGCACCACTCGGCAACTTCCTTTTCCTTGCAACCCATATTCTTCTCTTCCTGCATTTGCGCCATTCCTTCACTTCACTGTCTTTATAGTGAGAAGATTTTCCATTTGGTATGCGAATTTGTGGAATGGATTGCAGTCATCTAGCAATATGTAGTGAATGAAGCGTCAGGGTTAGTTTCATCTTGCACCCTCTCAAAAGAGACGAAGTACCGTTGATCCAAATGCTATATGATTTATGGATGATTTTCTACGAGTGATGTTTACGAAAAGCtcctaaatttaaaattaattttagattATTTCAAATGATTACATAGATTGCTATTACATTTCTAATTAACTTTTATATATAAAgaatgaaattaaaagaattgaaagaaaatacATAAAGTTACGAGagaattttcaaagaattttgtaaCGATAAAGTCAGCAGACATGTGTGTTGGCATTGAAGGCTTCCCTTGTAAAATGAAATCCAAGCTGACTACAGCTCATTAATGGATTTGACATATTTGCAAGTGGTGCAGTGAATCTTAATTTAGAAATAGCACTACATGAGAAGAACGTTGCGATTATTAAGACGGTTTGAAGTTCACTTGGACCAAGACCCTCCTTGTACCGTGCTTTGTGCCATCCTCTTTGTTTCCTGGGTGAGAAATACTGATCATGGCAATCAAATCACTCGGACCAAGACCCAAATATGTGTTACTGATCAAAGCAGAGTACTGAGATGCAATATATTTCAGGATTCCAGCTTAATGATCGATAAGAATGAAGTATGTAGCAGCTCTATTTCTTCAGGGCCTTCAATAGATCGAGTGTATGTTCTTTTAATGGGTGCTCTCTATTTGTGTTTATACTGTGGGATTTTTATATTTAATTCTCTGTAATGTCATGGATGGGTTCTGAAGGAAACTGTTTCTTTGCATTGTCATGGATGAGTTCTTTAGAAAATGGTTTATATCATGAATATGTTCAAGAATATTGTTTCATGTTATTTTTAGTTTGGTGAGGTATGAATATGTTCAGGAATATTGTTTCTCTGTATAAGAATGGTAAGTATGCATATAATCCAGCATAAAGTGATTTGTGTTCTCTTAATAGTGTTGCCTTGCTATCAAGATCAATGTGCTTATAAAAACTCAAATTTCTGTGGAGAATTTTAAAAGCTACTACATATGTATTTGCTCATAGCAAGAGGCtgttttgtttcattttttgtggtcatacatgcttgcaaatgttATTTTACTCTTTTAAGCATTAGAAAAATTAATGTTTATATGGACCAGGGAAGGAGGCAGGCAGGTCACATTTGAATTGACAGACATACACACCCATACTGGATCCTACTCCTATAATTAATATCCGAACTCATTCCTGGTTCCAATTCTAAATTTATAGGACATGTTAAACTTAAATCAGAAAACTGATTTTTATTTTGAAGTTTAGGAGTGATGATTAGATGATGTTAAACATTTCAATTAAAGATGGGTTGGTCTTATAATAGTCAATAGTTCAATAGTATTCTAACAGCAAATTGAACGTCATAGGTTTGAATTTTAACTAGTTCATGAAAAGTTCAACAATGACCAGAGTCTCAAACATTCTATAGCATGACTTGTGGTGGCGGCCTAATGTtgaaaataaatcagatctgaaCTAGAGATGGTCTGATCCTATAAAAACCAATAGCTCCGTAGTGGAGCACTCTAATAGCTAATGGAAGGTTTAGATTCGAGTCCTAACTGATTTATAAAAAGCtaaaataaatcaataaagatTATCaaacaaaaatataacattaaaaaatacattccaaaaattaaaaaataaataataatacataTTACAAATTAAAAAAAGCTTTAAAAAATTGAAGCACAAAAGATTAATAGACTGAAGACAAATTGAAGTTGTAATACTCCAGAGAACTATAAAGACTAATTGATTGGACTTTTTATTTTAAGACTGAGCCTAACTCAAAAGAATCAATCAAGTATTTCAGAAGACCCTCATCCAATTACATTGTCCTTTTATCCAGATTAAAAAGAGCCAAGCTAGACAATTGCAGAAGCTCGCTTGTTAGATTGTTAGCTTTTACAACTTGAAACACTTTAAAGGAAATTAAGTTTAATGTAAAAGGTAATTTGGAATTTATTTATAAGATTGGAATGGAGGTAAGTAGTGTTGGGAACCAAAGAAACAAAATCCCTCCCTATTATTAAGCATGCAATGAATGAATGGATCTGTTTTAAGTAAAGATTTGTTGATTTCTATGACTTTAAATGTATATAACTAGTAAATAATTAATTGTGTATAGATTATTCTTCATTCTTGAATATCGATCAAAAGAGAATGGTAGTTCTATACGGAGGTCCTTTATTGATTTAACCCTTGATATAGCTCTAAAAGTTAACCCTTGTCTTTTTGTTTTACCTATATCAATTGTAGCTTTTGGTAATGTTAATCCTTGGGATTTATGTATGGTAATCGCCGAGGCCATATATAGTGGAATTTGTCTATGATTACCTAGGGATATTGGTGTTATAGGTATACTTTTTCAGGTCATCTTTGTTCCAAGGTGGTCCATTTTAATTATAAAACCGGACAACTACATACAAAGGTAAATCTGGGGGCTTAGAACTAGTTGTGTATACAATATCTAGCACCTCTCCAAGTGATCCATTCACAAGGCCTGCTTGTATACATAGGTTTGTTGTTAACATTGTTAGTTGGCCTCTACATAGTAGGAGTTCATGGGTAAGTTGGTTAGCATCATTATCAGCATTTGGTTTTATGTATGCTTTGATTGCAACACTAAATGCAACAGGAAGATTTAGTAGTTTAACCATTTTTTTGTTGTGTGTTGTAACTAAATCATTAGTGGAGTATAGGTGAATTTCTTTGTCAAATATTTTTTGTTCATCAATAGATTGTAGTTTGTTTGTATGGTTCATTAGTAATTCCCAATCTTGTTCAGTTGGTTGTGCATCATGCATGTTTTGTAATATTCAATGGAAGTCAATTTGATTTTGAGAATCACCTTGTTAATGAAATATTGTTTGAAGTGTCACACTTGTAGtcaacaaaacaaatttatcctAAGGCCTTACGATCGACTATGAGTAGTTCCATCTACTTTATCCTATACCCGTTTTGTTGTTTTGATGTTCACGTGCCTTATCGATCCTTACAATCCATACTAAATATTCTCCCTATGTCTACATATTcagtttaaaaaaataaacatatatatcagGTTGGGACTGGCACTAAGATCAAAAGTCTGGCTCTGTATGAAGACTGTTCAAGTGacccccctttagaatagtaggccATTCCCTTCCTAACCCTACCTTGAGTTGATCCCTTTCAAACATCATTGTCTAGTGAATATGACTAGCAAAGTGACGGGGTAGGTGATAGGCTAACATTTTGGGAGGGGCAGggagcccctacaattctatgggtacTGATCAAGGAACCACTGTCCTACTAAGATTCATTCCACTGCAAATAGAACCTCTGGGTTTATCTCGGgggcttctctttctcttgttGAATCTTGATCCCGATTTGCTTGCTACCTGTGAACTAGAATTTCCTCTGCCTTCGCTGGCTCTGTCCCCATCTATGCCAACTAGTTCTTTGGCCCCCATAGCCTTGTAGTGTAATTGTTGCCATTGCCAACTAGTGAAATAGTGGTTGTTGTCTAGGAGATGTTGGGATAGCAGTGGCTTAGATCCTATTGTCTTTGGTCACTATCTAATGAAAGAGAAATCATAAGACCCTAATAGcgtattttaaaaattaaaaattaatcattaaatttgAAAACTTTTATATTTCACAATCGATTTGAAGCTTGAGTACTACCAAAACCTTCTACTACCATTATAGAACTATCTATGCACCATACTATAATCAACTAGTGTTATTGATTTTTTCATGCTAACATTAGGAGTGCAAAACTATGCAAACATGTACCTTATTTTATCTTGACTACCAAGTTATTAGAGAAATCTTCTTTCTCGGGATATAAATTTTACCCATAGCATTAAATTTTAACTCTTGAGAGTTAGTAGAGATCTCTCATTAAGAATTATGTGGTGGTATATGTTTGAATGCAAATTGTCTATTTTTGTTAGTTTTTAGTGCTATTAAATAATGCATTCTTTCGAAACACTTAATATGTCATAGCTTTTGCAcaggaatttatttatttattttgaataagtGATGGAGATAATTTATAGCATGGTACATAGTAGattaggtgttttttcacttggaaaaagagagagaagattgtTCTGATTTGATAACTCAAAGGAGATTAAATTTTGAGGTCTTATTATGTGGGCATTAATATGAATTTCAATGCGAAAAGTTTATGGTATATGAATTTCAATGCAAAAAGTTTATGGTGTTCATATTTTTATGAGGCACATATGATGGCACATTAAATTCTTTAATTTAGTGCTTCCTAATAAGGTTCATAAGTGTTTCCAAATTTTGGACATTCACAGAGATAGGTACACAAGGTGTCTTTTATTTTTAGGCCATGATTGACATGTGTATGCAAAGTGGAGTCTTGGTGAGAGAAACAAAGGTCAATTATTGTTTAATAATATTACTAGATAATAAAAATGATATATATGGGAGAAATAGAACAATTGTATGTAATAAAATAGTTACACATATAACTATATATTATAGAAATGTAATAATTACATTGAGATTCCTCAATTAGTTAGAACAATTGTAACTCCAAGTTGAAATAACAAGTTCTAAATCTTGATCTCCTcaatcataaatattaaataattggaGAACAATCCATATTGACCTTCACATGCATAGGACTAAATCATATTGTGTTTTGACCCTTGGAAGGGTATAATTTTTTATCTTAGGATTGTAAAATCATTGGACAAAATTTCATATTGATTTCAACACCAAACCCTTACCTATCTCCAAAATATCAAACTTCACAATATATAAATTCTTTAAATCTATGGGCACGATCaatgaaaacaaaaaagaaaacaagaaaataaagctAAAAAATCTTCTCATGCAACATCTCATCTGAAAGTGAGAAGCTAGCTTGAGATGATGGAAATTATTCAAATCTATGATTCCACCAGCCTCCAAAAGTGAAGGCTCGTAGCACTAATACATTATTAGGACCCAAAAAAGAATCATTAACAAAAGATTCATAGTATTATAAATCATCGCCCTAAATTTAGATTAAGTTACCTTCATTTGATTGATCTTTGATTTTTCCTTTAAGAAGATCATTGGTTTGAATTCTATAAAATCATATTATGTGACCTTTATCTTATAGTAAAAACAtgtattttttcttttgtttttacttGACTATTTATTGTCCTTTGTGAATATAGTTCTTTCTCCTATTGAGGGTCATCTTCTATATCTTCTTTTGTCCTTTTTATTCTACTATAAGTGTTAAAATCATATCTTGTAAAGTTTGTGAAgttatttttattgtattttgaaGACAAGTTATTTAACAAGATAATTTTAGCATCGTTATCATCTACCAGAGCCTTAACTTCTTTTAGATACCTAATGAGAAGACTCAAATTAATTATATGATTTGACATTGTAATTTCATCTTCTATTTTGAACCTAAACAATGGTAGTTTTATGAAAACTTTGCATTAACTAATTTTTCTCCAAACATTTTGTTCATGGACAAGTATCTACTGTTGACTTATTCGAATCTATATGATGTATTTTAGAGTGATAATTAAGAAAGACCAATAATAACCTTGGTTTTATCATCTCTACTATTTGAATCCAATAGCTTATTTTCATTTATAGGctccttttcctttccacttacTATTTCCCATAATATTTTATTCATTAGTTTCATTTGTATTTTAAGTCATCATACATGGAAATGAATCTAGAATATTTGTCTAATGGAATCTCCATAGAAAATAAATACAATTTTTATCACTCCAAAAAAAAATCTTATGAAGAAATGACACAAATCTCTAATATTATTTACTATCAAATAACCTCAGGTACTCTTACAACTGTGTGGGGGAAAAcacgagactaggttatcatgccctaatcctacctcttgtcacacattacggaatacgaaagagcctagaggtatcgcacaattggctacttctttttttgtgaaagagagagccacgggctacctattagggtttctattcctttgttgtaattgaaaggtaagattatgcaagtccaattcctaaccctaaaatgcaagtatgaactaatcaacaagattgcagaattgaacttagacaatggaaagctgtaaacacacggataaaacaagaatgcaaatgcatacccggagtcaaaatcggactgaaaatgttcgggacgggggcgtgggcgccactgtcctgattctgcacctgaaactgcaccggaaactgctgttttgcactctggaacactatcggaaactgtcgaaaatgctgtctgttcggaggaccagggcgcccagcgcctctgtcccagggaccagggcgcccagcacccctgtcctagcaggactagggtgcccagcacccctgtcccagtcttttgctctgcaatttgatgcagagtgctgtctcgacctgttctctccagatctgtatcttgcggcgtcgtccgagtcccgaaacctgcacttatatctgaaaaagggtgtatgggtggctatatagggttttaccttagtcaaacccccgcttcggtgatttccacctccacgaatagccaagttgttttgtaaaatgtattgtgtgtgcagacctagtgtgtgtgcaaggtcctaaaatgcaagaaagcaaactagagcaacctagaaagtaaaccctaattgcttgtaaatgataatgtaaatgctctaaatcaagatgcaaagtgatctaaagcatgaataaatgagatattgaagcttatgcaaagacatgaaaacaacatgaaatcatacccaaccctcaagggagaggtacaagccaatcttcagtcggtaatctcttattgttcttcaatgtcttccaagccctaaatggatgaatggaattgataaatgcttgatagagggatgttttaagatgttgaagtcttcaaagatcttctctttcgctgcatatgaggttcctccaaacaaaattcggatcctttcaaatgaagaaagagagctcttatgtatgaaaccctaggtcgcattTTCGTCTTTTGGCcggcctagagattgaatatcccgccaatttcttggggttaagctttattttatgattggatcgcgctcctaaaattttgggaaaaatgtccgggaccgtgtgcactccgggcgccacggtcccgacaacttttcaccaaatttttagggccatcagatatgatgattttagagagaatcccaaagttataggtgatttcgagatgttttgacccccgaaattaagcccccaagctcagaatagggcctaattagggtttttgattagatgatgtattggaggaataaaatgaaaaggggcacgctttaatgaaagggcctgactttatgatgtggagaatgatgaaatagaacctttagacctaattaatttgattaattaagtgctaaaggggaaatgcaatgcaaaatgcaactgcgccaaggcgggtgctaaactaggtgttaaattgtactgctttagcaagtacgtacaatttacgacgctacatttagcccccactttagcggtcatatgagtactacgtgcatatgcaagctaaagtacagaaaagtaaacatcatttgaaaaaggatatatccataagttgttggacgaagcccccagtggtatctgcagtacacagttaggaaccgcaccctacaaaacacacgttagatcataaaatcacctaatgcttactaaagaaagtgatgaaatttgtgagtagctatatgcccccccctgtttcgacttgcttattagggaggtgaaacagggtagcatgtttacttgtgacaaattgtataagagagtattgatgagggacattcaataaataggcttcatcagagaactttttggaacatcccgagagtaggggaatgaaaatacaattcctacgcaacaaacggttcaaaaatcgcatctcccaaactcaagttatgatgaaatgagtgatagaggaaaattagggtttgaaaggtaaagataaagaaatgaaagtatataccttgaaagtgacatttgcatttgtcactttgttgttttctgaatattgttcattgcagcggagcccacatagccatcatcattccTTCACGACGATCGGaacgtcccacgaggattgagatcctgcgtcaggccgtgattgacgatgagccactagacgaggtgagttgactaaacatttgacttttgattttccgcattttgacttttctgtgatcatttgcgggccctaaaggctgacccgggccccacccagggcgccatggtccctgtggggtgccatggtccctgacagggcaccatggtcccaaccagggcgccatggtccctgacagggcgccatggtcccaatcagggcttggcgaggggtttcagggttagcatacgatgttcgatagtttgcatgagtgattttgatgattgagtactgattatggttatgtttttgtgttgcagggtctcccatagatgagagagcatacagcgggacatattcttcgcagtttgcgagatcagattccgtggctgactcaggcagagagagacacattatcgatCATGGGATTATgttatgtgatcctcatgccagccattcgattccatcctgcgatgctgatggcattgatggagcgatgggatcctgacacatgcacatttcatcttccagtaggggagctgacggttacactcgaggatgtgtaccgtatactttgtcttcctatcagaggagcgactgttacatatgcgaccgatcggtcagtggaggatcatcagagagagcaggtatattgcatagggagagtcatgccgagcgagatgagaggtcgcatcatggtcagctggctcttacatcctataggagaggtaccccttctgagatgccttatgatcgccatcatagcactagccgtctgccctaatgggcaaggtacgcacatgcatgggggtctcacatggtgcatcagagcgatggagagacacaagagagtgtatgcttggggtcggagtatgcttgcacatctctatcacgaccttgaggagtatgtatttggacagggttgcagtttgatgacatgcacacttctgcaggtatggattttagagcacttcacatgcaccaggcctgttggctttccgctaagtatggctagcgagcgacctagggtgtttgtttatccacttaccagcgagtggagatttggagatctactgtattggagagtgatttttgatagactgacagccgaggtgatagtgtggagaccctacctgcggatgcacagatgggttGGGATGGAGAGAcaattagcatgcttacagaggaaccacctactacagggacgatattcacacatcatagtccctttctactttgaccgagtatggaggcagttcgggctagagcagtgtgttccagccgatgtgcccatctatactcgacactcacgggtccttcccagacctagagcagtagcgagactgatgatagatgacatcgagactatagatatagagggatctgatcaggatgtagtcattgATTATTCTGCAGAGTCTGGAGCACAGCGcaagtatgtctcatggtttatgagatcatatccaggtcctatctttccaccggatCACCCGACAAGCCATCCagacccatggagacatggagatcgagatgaggaccagggatccaggtcagaggagccagaggagggagagggtcatgaggagaatgaggatgcagatgaggatagagatgataaggaggagtcagatgcagctcctcaccattcaggggatgataccatagctctggatcctcctcttattccccaatagggggaacatgaggtgatacggagacctgttcctagtatcatctagcctacacccatcgtgcatagattagtcaagcgaggggagcctagtagatcccaatcatagatgctaccgtatcatgatccctactggcgtgagggagacccaggtatagtaggtttaaattgattattaatgttttgatggtatagaatggtactaatacaaaaatctattctactgccacagctaatgtgcaagagtggagttccctgattcagcaggcagtgacagacatttccatgatagtacagatccccagttcctcacagattgcctataggcctcaggggaacgtgggtcagcatgaggacttgttttctcCATTCcaagtacaggtagacatatggagggagagagagagagtcctatcagaggaccttcagcaggcgcggcgagatctagcagcagctcaggccgaggctaccacctatcgtgcgatccttatggatagggatcgtaggagttcctctcggagtcactcacggtctgtatcgcgctacacacccatgggtccaccttcacggccagatcaggagggagcgtccagtcgacactctccagccactagt encodes:
- the LOC131039769 gene encoding uncharacterized protein LOC131039769, whose protein sequence is MAQMQEEKNMGCKEKEVAEWCKSLECRMGDLRIEATKLFMQANCFMEREALPRRLQQLNSLHDSLYSEFLLIEVHEDRLPADIRWLRGVFNTFDSLRKKIVKIVENERKAKEFVEALPIVTISGFHVDDGLFCGVCRDDFILGENVREIPCMIRHIFHSHCIWPWLEDHNTCPICTTPFFKKNEPISVPEDR